Genomic segment of Dromiciops gliroides isolate mDroGli1 chromosome 3, mDroGli1.pri, whole genome shotgun sequence:
TGTGGGGTTAAGATATAcaggaaaatggaagagaaagatgTGATAGAGAATGAAAattggtaaaaaataaataaatacataaataaaatctatTGCATGTATTGTATTTTTGCTAtatattttgttccttttaaGCACTAAATTGATTTTAGgaacacagagaaaaagaggggggaaCCACACTTGTTGAAGTGTATATTTGGCACAAATTTTTGAAAGTGTTCATTGTTTATTCAGTTTTTCAGAACTCTGCAGGCATATTTTTTGAGAAGAGGTCTTGATCTTGAGAAATTTCCAAAATCTTTCTACATAAACAACGAGAAACCTTGGCCTTCCTCTTTCCATTCGGATGCCATTTCTTCTGCATTTGCAGATTATGAGGAGCAGAAAAACTCCTTTTCCAATTACTTCAGAGGCTGAAACTCTGCTCAGGTAAAAATGAGCATTTTGTTCGCAATCACAGTAAGCACATGAAGATCCATCATATAAAAGGGACAATGATAATACTTGTATGAAGAGCACTTTTTCTCCCTTCAAGAACAAGTTGACAttgttaattattatcattatctttaaGACCTAATCTAGTTGTACTTGAGTAAGATAATTTACAGtctagttttaaaaatgtaagggatttctgattttaatattttaatatttgtgtgtatagaaatgtattaaaataatagCATGATAACTCTAAATAGCATTCTTAAGTATGATGAAATATATCAGGTCTTAGGGCAGGGGTgtacctttttgtgtgtcatggactcctttgatactatggtgaagtctatggatcccttctcagaataatgcttttaaatgcataaaacaaaatacataggattacaaaggaaacaaattatactgaaattcagccatcaaaatgttttttaaaagttcacagactggggcagctaggtggcacagtgtatccaccggccctggagtcaggacctgagttcaaatccggcctcagacacttaacacttactagctgtgtgaccctgggcaagtcacttaaccccaattgcctcaccaaaaacaaaaaagttcacagacctcaggttaagaaccattAAGAAGACTTTTTTtagagctactttttttttttctgagtgggGCACACACTTAATAATATAGAAAacataatttaaagaaataatcatttaataatttaatgaaataatttactGACAGATTGCTGAAACCTATAaacaccttctcagaataatgtttttaaatccataaaatgaaatacactgGATTACCAAGGGAACTAATAATACTGAAATGCacttagcaaaatattttttgaaaaacaagaagaatcagttactttttttttttgaggagtgTATCACACTCTTTACCTTAGTAATATAGAAAAACATAATTAAAGGGAATAAATAAAATTGAGTACTAGGACAATTTAACTGAACCATTtccaagaagaaaacaaaagatgtaAAGACAACTCCTTTTGCCAAATATATGACTTGGTCTTCGGTTTGAACTTTCTCATTTGTGGAAATGGTATAGGATTTTTGTTATAAATATAGTTTGGGATCTTAACAGTGACTTttaatgtctttttgtttgtttgtttgtttgtaaggcaattggggtcaagtgacttgccc
This window contains:
- the C3H2orf66 gene encoding uncharacterized protein C2orf66 homolog, producing MSRVMLLLPLCIVLIPVRQSEGAPLKGEEKWKPLDNPTNRDLFFRTLQAYFLRRGLDLEKFPKSFYINNEKPWPSSFHSDAISSAFADYEEQKNSFSNYFRG